One Desulfobulbus propionicus DSM 2032 DNA segment encodes these proteins:
- a CDS encoding methyltransferase domain-containing protein: MTNYVHGYSSEEAKRLKDQATTLAEMLYGDLRYPEGALVLEAGCGTGCQTVHLAGANPQTRFVALDRAADSLRIAQQAVFAHGLSNVCFERGDLLTPPFAAQSFDHVFVCFVLEHLADPAAALQALRRLLKPGGTITVIEGDHGSFYCHPETARARRTVACLVRLQAALGGDSLIGRRLHPLLDSAGFAEVRVEPRMVYVDGSRPALIEGFARNTFIAMVRGVRRQAIAGGLIDAADWDAGVRDLERAATRDGTFCYTFFRAQARREHLFGG, encoded by the coding sequence ATGACCAACTATGTGCACGGCTATTCGTCCGAGGAGGCGAAGCGGCTCAAGGATCAGGCCACGACCCTGGCCGAGATGCTCTACGGCGATCTCCGTTACCCGGAGGGCGCGCTGGTATTGGAGGCCGGGTGCGGCACCGGCTGCCAGACGGTACATCTTGCCGGGGCCAACCCGCAGACCCGGTTCGTGGCGCTGGATCGGGCCGCCGACTCGTTGCGTATCGCCCAGCAGGCTGTGTTCGCCCATGGGCTGAGCAACGTGTGTTTTGAACGGGGTGATCTCCTGACGCCACCCTTTGCCGCGCAAAGCTTTGACCACGTCTTTGTCTGCTTCGTGCTCGAACACCTCGCCGATCCCGCGGCCGCGCTGCAAGCCCTGCGGCGGCTGCTCAAGCCAGGCGGCACGATCACGGTGATCGAGGGCGATCACGGTTCCTTTTACTGCCATCCGGAAACGGCTCGGGCCCGGCGGACGGTCGCGTGTTTGGTGCGGCTCCAGGCCGCGCTGGGCGGCGACAGCCTGATCGGTCGCCGGCTCCACCCTCTCCTGGATTCGGCGGGCTTTGCCGAGGTGCGGGTCGAGCCGCGCATGGTTTATGTCGACGGTTCCCGGCCGGCGTTGATCGAAGGGTTTGCCCGCAACACCTTCATCGCCATGGTTCGCGGCGTGCGCCGGCAGGCCATCGCCGGCGGCCTGATCGACGCGGCCGACTGGGATGCGGGCGTCCGCGACCTGGAACGGGCCGCCACCCGGGACGGCACCTTTTGCTACACCTTTTTCCGGGCACAGGCCCGCCGGGAGCACCTATTCGGCGGTTGA
- the nhaD gene encoding sodium:proton antiporter NhaD: MMSLVAVVFVLAYASIALEHPLKINKSAVALIAAGVMWTLYSFASPLGVHGVIEQLTEKLAETAAIVFFLIGAMTIVEVTDSHGGFEVITSRIKATKLSSLLWIIGFIAFFLSSILDNMTTTIVMVALMKRILKDHKQRLFFAGIIVIAANAGGAWTPIGDVTTTMLWIGGQITTGNIMQGLIIPSLVNMIIPVALASFFLKGNVVPPDQVTNGNSTTSQFEKNLMFFMGVGSLIFVPIFKAVTHLPPYLGILLSLGVLWLVGNILHRNKPEEEREHLRLTQALRRIDMASAVFFIGILLAVATLSANGMLPALAKWLDSMIGNQSIIVIIIGLVSAVVDNIPLVAASMGMYPLAQFPTDSFIWEFMAYCAGTGGSILIIGSAAGVAAMGLEKIEFFWYARRIGPLALLGYFAGIVCYIVQYNMFH; this comes from the coding sequence ATGATGTCCCTTGTTGCCGTAGTCTTTGTGCTGGCCTACGCGAGTATCGCGTTGGAGCACCCCCTGAAAATCAATAAATCCGCCGTGGCCCTGATCGCCGCCGGCGTGATGTGGACCCTCTACTCGTTCGCCAGCCCCCTGGGCGTGCATGGCGTTATCGAGCAGTTGACCGAAAAGCTGGCCGAAACCGCGGCCATCGTCTTCTTTCTCATCGGTGCCATGACCATCGTCGAGGTCACCGACAGCCACGGCGGCTTCGAGGTCATCACCAGCCGGATCAAGGCCACCAAACTTTCCAGCCTGCTGTGGATCATCGGTTTCATCGCCTTTTTCCTCTCCTCGATCCTCGACAACATGACCACCACCATCGTCATGGTGGCCCTGATGAAACGGATCCTCAAGGACCACAAGCAGCGGTTGTTCTTTGCCGGGATCATCGTCATCGCCGCCAATGCCGGCGGCGCCTGGACGCCGATCGGCGACGTCACCACCACCATGCTGTGGATCGGCGGCCAAATCACCACCGGCAACATCATGCAAGGACTGATCATCCCCTCCCTGGTCAACATGATCATTCCGGTGGCCCTTGCCTCTTTTTTCCTCAAGGGTAATGTGGTGCCGCCGGATCAGGTAACGAACGGCAATTCAACCACCAGTCAATTCGAGAAAAATCTGATGTTCTTCATGGGCGTGGGCAGCCTGATTTTTGTGCCCATTTTCAAGGCGGTCACCCATCTGCCGCCGTACCTGGGTATCCTGCTCTCTCTCGGTGTTCTCTGGTTGGTGGGCAACATCCTCCACCGCAACAAACCGGAGGAAGAACGAGAGCATCTGCGCCTGACCCAGGCCCTGCGCCGGATTGACATGGCCTCGGCGGTGTTCTTCATCGGTATCCTGCTGGCCGTGGCCACCCTGTCGGCCAACGGCATGCTCCCGGCCTTGGCCAAATGGCTGGATTCGATGATCGGCAACCAGTCGATCATCGTCATCATCATTGGCCTGGTCTCGGCGGTGGTCGACAACATCCCGCTGGTGGCCGCCTCCATGGGTATGTACCCCCTGGCCCAGTTCCCCACCGACTCCTTTATCTGGGAGTTCATGGCCTACTGCGCCGGAACCGGCGGTTCCATCCTGATCATCGGCTCGGCCGCCGGCGTGGCCGCCATGGGCCTGGAGAAGATCGAATTCTTCTGGTATGCCCGCCGTATCGGACCGCTGGCCCTGCTTGGCTATTTTGCAGGCATTGTCTGCTATATCGTGCAGTACAACATGTTCCACTGA
- a CDS encoding ATP-binding protein, producing the protein MNTEVLLFYNLFNNLAIFIVLVALYGFVHKALLGRPSARQVLMGLLFGLATLGCMTIRLNVAEGVIVDQRNAMITLSTLFGGPVSGLMTVVMAAALRIHLGGAGIVSGITGMLLAFTAGAVLRLWPGKRTALFFVWGSLFATLLILPGFLLVGELANGWALLKKMTVPYGLAIFLGIGCVGVLLQREENGIEAELRLKLSERRYRQLYESIVDISFEVDHRGVIQMVSPSVETILGYRPSEVIGQAIVDFYSEPEQRSVFLEAIHGNGAVDNFQVQFRRKGGGDVWLSINAHLIFDDLGRPTGTHGIARDISRIKKAEEEKALLERSLVQSQKMEAIGTLAGGIAHDFNNILAGIMGYAELMQRDLARASTSRFNEYLRNILFASERAQHLIRQILAFSRQSPTVMQPVRMRQVIEEVILLIRASLPTTIAIETRLRSESCVIADQVQMHQVLMNLCTNAGQAMKHQGGTLTIRLDDVVLDQQIADCHQRLEPGPFVRIQVSDTGQGIPEHIRDRIFDPFFTTKPQGEGTGLGLSMVHGIVSAMKGCILVESTEGRGSCFTLYLPRTEEAADETIRTGIASSGT; encoded by the coding sequence ATGAACACGGAAGTGCTGCTCTTCTATAACTTGTTCAACAACCTGGCGATTTTTATCGTCTTGGTCGCCTTGTACGGCTTTGTGCACAAGGCGCTGCTGGGACGCCCTTCAGCCAGGCAGGTGTTGATGGGGCTGTTGTTCGGTCTCGCGACGCTCGGTTGCATGACCATCCGCCTCAATGTGGCCGAAGGGGTTATCGTGGATCAGCGCAACGCCATGATTACCTTGAGCACCCTTTTTGGCGGGCCTGTTTCCGGCTTGATGACCGTGGTCATGGCCGCTGCTCTGCGAATTCACCTGGGCGGGGCCGGAATCGTCAGCGGCATCACCGGCATGCTGCTCGCCTTTACCGCCGGGGCGGTCCTGCGGCTGTGGCCCGGAAAACGCACGGCCCTGTTTTTTGTCTGGGGCTCGTTGTTCGCGACCCTGCTGATTTTGCCCGGTTTCCTGCTGGTGGGGGAGCTGGCCAACGGCTGGGCCCTGCTGAAAAAGATGACCGTGCCCTACGGGCTGGCCATTTTTCTGGGCATCGGCTGTGTCGGTGTACTGCTGCAGCGGGAAGAAAACGGCATAGAGGCGGAACTGCGGCTCAAGCTGTCGGAACGGCGATACCGTCAACTGTACGAGAGCATCGTCGACATCAGTTTTGAGGTGGACCATCGTGGGGTCATTCAGATGGTTTCGCCGTCGGTGGAGACCATTCTTGGCTACCGCCCCTCCGAGGTGATCGGACAGGCCATTGTCGACTTTTACAGTGAGCCCGAGCAGCGAAGCGTGTTTCTTGAAGCGATCCACGGGAATGGGGCGGTGGATAATTTCCAGGTCCAGTTCCGCCGCAAGGGCGGCGGCGATGTCTGGCTGTCGATCAATGCCCACCTTATTTTCGACGATCTGGGAAGACCAACGGGTACCCATGGGATTGCCCGCGATATTTCCAGGATAAAAAAAGCGGAAGAAGAAAAGGCGCTGCTGGAGCGATCGCTTGTCCAGAGCCAGAAAATGGAGGCCATCGGCACGCTCGCTGGCGGGATCGCCCACGATTTCAACAATATCCTCGCCGGCATCATGGGCTATGCCGAGCTCATGCAGCGCGATCTGGCCAGGGCGTCCACCTCGCGGTTCAACGAGTACCTGCGCAACATCCTGTTCGCCTCCGAGCGCGCCCAGCATCTCATCCGCCAGATCCTGGCCTTCAGCCGCCAATCGCCAACGGTGATGCAGCCGGTGCGCATGCGTCAGGTGATCGAGGAAGTGATCCTGCTCATCCGCGCCAGCCTGCCGACCACCATTGCCATTGAAACGCGGCTCCGCTCGGAGAGCTGTGTGATCGCCGACCAGGTGCAGATGCACCAGGTGCTGATGAATTTGTGCACCAACGCCGGTCAGGCGATGAAGCATCAGGGCGGCACGCTGACCATCCGTCTGGACGACGTGGTGCTTGATCAGCAGATCGCCGACTGTCACCAGCGGCTGGAGCCGGGACCGTTTGTGCGCATACAGGTCAGCGATACCGGGCAGGGCATACCGGAGCATATCCGCGACCGCATTTTTGATCCCTTTTTCACCACCAAGCCACAGGGGGAAGGAACGGGGTTGGGGCTGTCCATGGTCCATGGGATCGTCAGCGCCATGAAGGGGTGCATCCTCGTGGAGTCCACCGAGGGGCGGGGCAGTTGCTTCACCCTCTACCTGCCACGAACCGAGGAGGCCGCTGACGAGACGATCCGAACGGGAATCGCCTCATCGGGAACCTGA
- the icmF gene encoding fused isobutyryl-CoA mutase/GTPase IcmF, translating into MPLPAGHTAHDIPTHKVRFVTAASLFDGHDATINIMRRILQATGVEVIHLGHNRSVREIVTAALQEDVHGIAVTSYQGGHVEFFKYMIDLLKAGGGDNIRVFGGGGGVIVAAELEELHAYGVSRIYTPEDGQRMGLQGMINEVVRLADVDLPPLPADEAGLLDQLQAGNRRLLARLITVLENGEASAALTQAIREQAAGRTIPVLGITGTGGAGKSSLTDELVRRFRLDQDDRLKLAIISIDPSRKRTGGALLGDRIRMNAIEHENIYMRSLATRDTGSEISAALPEVIAACKLSGFDLIIVETSGIGQGNAAIVPHVDVSLYVMTPEFGAASQLEKIDMLDFAHFVAINKFDRSGAADALRDVRKQYQRNHEAFATPAEQMPVFPTIAARFNDEGVTALYQAMLPALQELGLALKSGKLPHIAVPKASDDRAIVPAERTRYLAEIADCVRHYHAHVDSQAKKVRERQALAMAKDLFGTCGKPVTSFDELLDRKEGEIDPHAKKLLDGWPELVRQYGGEEHVIRVRDREIRTKLTRTSLSGSTIRKVYLPRYRDEGEILRFLMKENVPGLFPFTAGVFPFKRENEDPTRMFAGEGDPFRTNRRFKQVSEGMPAIRLSTAFDSVTLYGCDPDERPDIYGKIGNSGVSIATLDDMQVLYSGFDLCAPSTSVSMTINGPAPIILAMFFNTALDQQLDRFVADNGRQPTAEEAAALRAQVFSTVRGTVQADILKEDQGQNTCIFSTEFALKMMGDIQEYFVQHRVRNFYSVSISGYHIAEAGANPISQLAFTLANGFTYVEAYLARGMHIDEFAPNLSFFFSNGMEPEYSVIGRVARRIWAVAMKHKYGGNERSQKLKYHIQTSGRTLHAQEMAFNDIRTTLQALIAIYDNCNSLHTNAFDEAITTPTEESVRRAMAIQLIINREWGLAMNENPNQGAFVIEELTDLVEEAVLKEFEAIASRGGVLGAMETGYQRSKIQEESLFYEHKKHDGSYPIIGVNTFRNPKGEAPIEIELARSTEEEKQSQIKRLREFQHRNREAAGPMLDQLKQTVINNGNVFSELIDAVRVCSLGQITEALYEVGGQYRRSM; encoded by the coding sequence ATGCCCCTCCCCGCCGGTCACACCGCGCACGACATCCCCACCCACAAGGTCCGTTTCGTCACCGCCGCCTCGCTGTTCGACGGCCACGACGCCACCATCAACATCATGCGCCGCATTCTCCAGGCCACCGGGGTGGAGGTCATCCACCTGGGCCATAACCGTTCGGTGCGGGAGATCGTCACCGCCGCTCTCCAGGAGGACGTGCACGGCATCGCAGTCACCTCCTACCAAGGCGGCCATGTCGAGTTTTTCAAATACATGATCGATTTGCTGAAAGCGGGCGGCGGCGACAACATCCGGGTGTTCGGCGGCGGCGGCGGCGTGATCGTGGCGGCGGAACTGGAGGAACTGCACGCCTACGGCGTGAGCCGGATCTACACCCCGGAGGACGGCCAGCGGATGGGGTTGCAGGGGATGATCAACGAGGTGGTGCGGCTGGCAGATGTCGACCTGCCGCCGCTGCCCGCGGATGAAGCTGGGCTGCTTGACCAACTCCAAGCCGGCAACCGGCGGCTGCTCGCCCGGCTGATCACTGTGCTGGAAAACGGCGAGGCCTCGGCGGCACTCACCCAGGCAATCCGGGAACAAGCGGCCGGACGGACCATCCCGGTGCTCGGCATCACCGGCACCGGCGGCGCCGGCAAGTCCTCGCTCACCGATGAGCTGGTGCGGCGCTTCCGCCTCGATCAGGACGACCGCCTGAAACTGGCGATCATCAGCATCGATCCCTCACGCAAGCGTACCGGCGGCGCCCTGCTCGGCGACCGCATCCGCATGAACGCCATCGAGCACGAAAACATCTACATGCGCTCGCTGGCCACTCGCGACACCGGCTCGGAGATCTCCGCCGCCCTACCCGAGGTGATCGCGGCCTGCAAATTGTCCGGATTCGACCTGATCATCGTCGAGACCTCGGGCATCGGCCAGGGCAATGCCGCCATCGTCCCCCATGTCGATGTCTCGCTCTATGTGATGACCCCGGAATTTGGGGCTGCCTCGCAGTTGGAGAAGATCGACATGCTCGATTTCGCCCACTTCGTGGCCATCAACAAGTTCGACCGCAGCGGGGCTGCGGATGCCCTGCGCGACGTGCGCAAGCAGTATCAGCGCAACCACGAGGCATTCGCCACCCCGGCCGAGCAGATGCCGGTCTTTCCCACCATTGCCGCCCGCTTCAACGACGAGGGCGTCACCGCCCTCTACCAGGCCATGCTGCCGGCCTTGCAGGAACTGGGCCTTGCGCTGAAGTCCGGAAAACTCCCCCACATCGCCGTGCCCAAGGCCTCCGACGACCGGGCCATCGTTCCGGCAGAACGGACCCGCTATCTGGCCGAAATCGCCGACTGTGTCCGCCACTACCATGCGCATGTCGATAGCCAGGCCAAGAAGGTGCGCGAACGCCAGGCTCTCGCCATGGCCAAGGATCTGTTCGGGACCTGCGGCAAACCGGTGACCAGTTTCGACGAATTGCTTGACAGGAAAGAAGGTGAAATTGATCCTCACGCCAAGAAGCTGCTCGACGGTTGGCCCGAGTTGGTCCGGCAGTATGGCGGCGAGGAGCATGTAATCCGGGTCCGCGACCGGGAGATCCGCACCAAACTGACCCGGACCTCCCTTTCCGGCTCGACCATTCGCAAGGTCTACCTGCCGCGCTACCGGGACGAAGGCGAAATCCTCCGCTTTCTGATGAAAGAAAACGTGCCCGGCCTGTTTCCCTTCACCGCCGGCGTCTTTCCGTTCAAGCGGGAAAACGAGGACCCGACGCGGATGTTCGCCGGCGAGGGCGACCCCTTCCGCACCAACCGCCGCTTCAAGCAGGTCAGCGAGGGCATGCCGGCCATCCGCCTGTCCACCGCCTTTGACTCGGTGACCCTGTATGGCTGCGACCCGGACGAGCGGCCGGACATCTACGGCAAGATCGGCAATTCGGGCGTGTCCATCGCCACCCTGGACGACATGCAGGTGCTGTACAGCGGTTTTGACCTCTGCGCGCCCTCGACCTCGGTGTCGATGACCATCAACGGCCCGGCGCCGATCATCCTGGCGATGTTCTTCAACACCGCCCTGGATCAACAGCTCGACCGGTTCGTGGCCGACAACGGCCGCCAGCCGACCGCCGAGGAGGCCGCCGCCCTTCGCGCCCAGGTTTTCTCCACGGTGCGCGGCACGGTCCAGGCCGACATCCTCAAGGAGGACCAGGGCCAGAACACCTGCATCTTCTCGACCGAATTCGCCCTCAAGATGATGGGCGATATCCAGGAGTATTTCGTTCAACACCGGGTGCGCAACTTCTACTCGGTGTCGATCTCCGGCTACCACATCGCCGAAGCCGGAGCCAACCCGATCTCGCAGCTGGCCTTCACCCTGGCCAACGGCTTCACCTATGTCGAGGCCTACCTGGCGCGCGGCATGCACATCGACGAGTTCGCGCCAAACTTAAGCTTCTTCTTCTCCAACGGCATGGAGCCCGAGTATTCGGTGATTGGCCGGGTGGCCCGTCGCATCTGGGCCGTGGCCATGAAGCACAAGTATGGCGGGAACGAGCGCTCGCAAAAGCTCAAGTACCACATCCAGACCTCGGGCCGCACCCTGCACGCCCAGGAGATGGCCTTCAACGACATCCGCACCACCCTCCAGGCCCTGATCGCCATCTACGACAACTGCAACTCGCTGCACACCAACGCCTTTGATGAGGCCATCACCACCCCCACCGAGGAATCGGTGCGCCGGGCCATGGCCATCCAGCTGATCATCAACCGCGAGTGGGGCCTGGCCATGAACGAGAACCCCAATCAGGGAGCCTTTGTCATCGAGGAGTTGACCGATCTGGTCGAGGAGGCGGTGCTCAAGGAATTCGAGGCCATTGCCTCGCGCGGCGGGGTACTCGGCGCCATGGAGACCGGCTATCAGCGCAGCAAGATCCAGGAGGAATCACTCTTCTACGAGCACAAGAAGCACGACGGCTCCTATCCGATCATCGGCGTCAACACCTTCCGCAATCCCAAGGGAGAAGCGCCGATCGAGATTGAGCTGGCCCGCTCCACCGAGGAGGAAAAGCAGTCGCAGATCAAGCGGCTGCGCGAGTTCCAGCATCGCAACCGGGAGGCTGCCGGCCCAATGCTGGATCAACTCAAGCAAACGGTCATCAACAACGGCAACGTCTTTAGCGAGCTGATCGACGCGGTGCGGGTGTGTTCGCTCGGCCAGATCACCGAGGCCCTGTACGAGGTGGGCGGCCAGTACCGGCGTTCGATGTAA
- a CDS encoding NifB/NifX family molybdenum-iron cluster-binding protein — protein MKLLITVQDDQVAPRFDLTTEVVIAEYDRSRLRGEPRYLILPRKSAEDLCDLVVKEGITCVICGGIEDNLHKFFQWKKIEVLDNIIGAHVLAMQRAIAGQLEAGTILPMSK, from the coding sequence ATGAAACTGTTGATAACCGTGCAGGATGACCAGGTGGCGCCGCGGTTCGACCTCACCACCGAGGTGGTCATCGCCGAATACGACCGTTCCCGGCTGCGGGGCGAACCGCGTTACCTCATCCTGCCGCGCAAAAGCGCGGAGGACCTCTGCGACCTGGTGGTCAAGGAAGGGATCACCTGCGTCATCTGCGGCGGAATCGAGGATAACCTGCACAAATTTTTCCAGTGGAAGAAAATCGAGGTCCTCGACAACATCATCGGCGCCCACGTTCTGGCCATGCAACGGGCCATCGCCGGCCAACTCGAGGCGGGAACCATCCTGCCCATGAGCAAGTGA
- a CDS encoding MBL fold metallo-hydrolase, whose protein sequence is MFRFVCLLFFLGPLLLLACTPSYYRGPASDHFDGQRFSNPGKPMHKTFFQVLKWYATRERQPWPEYSSLPFTDHPPPRVAGNGLRVGFVGHVTLLIQTQGLNILTDPVWSERASPFTWIGPKRVHPPGIRFEDLPPIDLVLISHNHYDHLDLATIERLWQRDRPRIIVPLGNDTLIRQRLPGASVEARDWGQQVVISPALTVHLEPMHHWSARSPWDRNRALWAAFVLATPGGNLYFVGDSGYGDGDNFRAARNKYGSFRLAVLPIGSYDPRWFMASHHMNPAEAVQAFVDLGRPPMLSTHYRTFQLADTAYATPLHDLRAAMQSAAVPEDRIRPLMAGEHWWVAEAVPVEDGD, encoded by the coding sequence ATGTTCCGTTTCGTCTGCCTGCTGTTCTTTCTTGGCCCGCTGCTCCTTCTTGCCTGCACCCCAAGTTATTATCGCGGCCCGGCTTCCGATCATTTCGACGGCCAGCGATTCTCCAACCCCGGCAAGCCGATGCACAAAACCTTTTTTCAGGTGCTCAAATGGTACGCCACCCGCGAGCGCCAACCCTGGCCCGAGTACAGCTCCCTGCCGTTCACCGACCATCCGCCCCCGCGGGTGGCGGGCAACGGGCTGCGGGTCGGTTTTGTCGGCCATGTGACCCTGCTCATCCAGACCCAGGGGCTCAACATCCTCACCGATCCGGTCTGGTCGGAGCGGGCCAGCCCCTTCACCTGGATCGGCCCCAAACGGGTCCATCCGCCGGGCATCCGCTTCGAGGACCTGCCGCCGATCGACCTGGTGCTGATCAGCCACAACCACTACGACCACCTCGATCTGGCGACCATCGAACGGCTGTGGCAGCGCGACCGGCCCCGGATCATTGTTCCGCTCGGCAACGATACCCTTATCCGGCAACGGCTCCCCGGGGCATCGGTGGAGGCCCGCGACTGGGGCCAGCAGGTGGTGATTTCCCCCGCGTTGACCGTACATCTCGAACCCATGCACCACTGGTCGGCGCGCAGCCCCTGGGACCGCAACCGCGCCCTCTGGGCCGCCTTTGTCCTCGCCACTCCCGGCGGCAACCTCTATTTCGTTGGGGACAGCGGCTACGGCGATGGCGACAATTTTCGTGCCGCGCGCAACAAATACGGTTCGTTTCGCCTGGCGGTGCTGCCTATTGGTTCCTACGATCCCCGCTGGTTCATGGCCTCGCATCACATGAATCCGGCCGAGGCGGTCCAGGCCTTTGTCGATCTCGGCCGGCCGCCCATGCTGTCCACCCATTACCGGACCTTTCAGTTGGCGGACACCGCCTACGCGACGCCGCTGCACGATCTGCGGGCAGCGATGCAGAGCGCGGCCGTGCCCGAAGACCGCATCCGGCCGCTCATGGCCGGCGAGCATTGGTGGGTGGCGGAAGCCGTGCCCGTCGAGGACGGTGACTGA
- a CDS encoding response regulator → MNQARSTNRQRNCTPRFAGLARNRHLTVTAISILIIDPEAEFTSILTDRLNSWGFAATAVNSCADAMDWLEHSRPEVVVLGLEAGNREGLNLLGWIRTRHPELKIIVLAGKGATLAAMNSLANGVFDLLPQPVELGVLIDAIRRAQRKQRRR, encoded by the coding sequence GTGAACCAAGCCCGCAGCACGAACCGCCAGCGCAACTGCACGCCGCGCTTCGCCGGTTTGGCGCGCAATCGACACCTGACCGTGACCGCCATCAGCATCCTCATCATCGACCCGGAGGCAGAGTTCACCTCCATCCTCACCGATCGACTCAATTCCTGGGGCTTTGCGGCCACGGCCGTCAACAGCTGCGCCGACGCCATGGACTGGCTTGAACACTCCCGCCCCGAGGTGGTGGTTTTGGGTCTCGAAGCCGGGAACCGCGAGGGGCTGAACCTCCTCGGATGGATCAGAACCCGGCATCCCGAGCTGAAGATCATTGTCCTCGCCGGCAAAGGCGCGACCCTGGCGGCGATGAACAGTCTTGCAAACGGCGTTTTCGATCTCCTGCCCCAGCCCGTCGAGCTGGGCGTGCTGATCGACGCCATCCGCCGGGCCCAACGGAAACAGCGCCGCCGCTGA
- a CDS encoding helix-turn-helix domain-containing protein, whose protein sequence is MSSGWPRRIADHPLPLPLLTRGVIDDPELAGLLRHAHVLLGDGHAARLAQETALLNVLALLLARHTYEPPAMAAAGAEPEAVRRVIDYLDAHCGEDLGIDTLAGVACLSPYHFIRVFARHTGLTPHAWLMQHRARKARQLLGQGVAIADVAAQTGFADQSHLTKTFKRFFGYTPGQLRNCVQDA, encoded by the coding sequence GTGTCGAGCGGATGGCCGAGGCGGATCGCCGATCATCCATTACCCCTGCCGCTGCTGACCCGGGGCGTGATCGACGATCCCGAGCTGGCCGGCTTGCTCCGGCACGCCCATGTCCTCCTTGGCGATGGGCACGCGGCGCGGCTTGCACAGGAAACCGCGCTGCTGAACGTATTGGCCCTCCTGCTGGCCCGCCACACCTACGAGCCTCCGGCCATGGCGGCCGCCGGTGCGGAACCGGAGGCGGTCCGGCGGGTGATCGACTATCTCGACGCCCATTGCGGCGAAGATCTGGGCATCGATACCCTGGCCGGTGTGGCCTGCCTCAGCCCCTATCATTTCATCCGCGTCTTTGCCCGCCACACCGGCCTGACTCCCCACGCCTGGCTGATGCAGCATCGCGCCCGCAAGGCGCGGCAACTGCTCGGGCAGGGCGTGGCCATTGCCGATGTGGCCGCCCAAACCGGTTTTGCCGACCAGAGCCACCTCACCAAGACCTTCAAGCGATTCTTCGGTTATACCCCGGGCCAATTACGCAATTGCGTACAAGACGCCTGA